One genomic region from Oncorhynchus gorbuscha isolate QuinsamMale2020 ecotype Even-year linkage group LG13, OgorEven_v1.0, whole genome shotgun sequence encodes:
- the LOC123993218 gene encoding C-X-C motif chemokine 14-like isoform X1 — MHRCTTAALLLLVIALYSLHTEAYKCRCTRKGPKIRYKDVQKLEIKPKHPFCQEKMIFVTMENVARFKGQEYCLHPKLQSTKNLVKWFRIWKDKHSRVYEA; from the exons ATGCATCGTTGTACAACAGCAGCGTTGCTTTTGTTAGTTATTGCCTTATATTCCCTCCACACAGAag CCTACAAGTGCAGGTGCACAAGAAAAGGGCCAAAGATTCGCTACAAGGATGTGCAAAAGCTGGAGATCAAACCCAAACATCCTTTCTGCCAAGAGAAGATGATATT TGTCACCATGGAGAACGTGGCGCGCTTCAAAGGTCAGGAGTACTGTCTGCACCCTAAACTGCAGAGTACCAAAAACCTGGTCAAGTGGTTCCGGATCTGGAAGGATAAGCATAG CAGGGTGTATGAAGCTTAA
- the LOC123993218 gene encoding C-X-C motif chemokine 14-like isoform X2, translating into MHRCTTAALLLLVIALYSLHTEAYKCRCTRKGPKIRYKDVQKLEIKPKHPFCQEKMIFVTMENVARFKGQEYCLHPKLQSTKNLVKWFRIWKDKHRVYEA; encoded by the exons ATGCATCGTTGTACAACAGCAGCGTTGCTTTTGTTAGTTATTGCCTTATATTCCCTCCACACAGAag CCTACAAGTGCAGGTGCACAAGAAAAGGGCCAAAGATTCGCTACAAGGATGTGCAAAAGCTGGAGATCAAACCCAAACATCCTTTCTGCCAAGAGAAGATGATATT TGTCACCATGGAGAACGTGGCGCGCTTCAAAGGTCAGGAGTACTGTCTGCACCCTAAACTGCAGAGTACCAAAAACCTGGTCAAGTGGTTCCGGATCTGGAAGGATAAGCATAG GGTGTATGAAGCTTAA